In the Arachis ipaensis cultivar K30076 chromosome B04, Araip1.1, whole genome shotgun sequence genome, CTTTATACTGTAGCGAGGACTATAAAGCTAATCCGAGATGATCAAATAAAAAAGGGGAATTGTGAACATAACAGTTGAGCAAGGCAAGCTGAAGTTGTCTAAGAAGTTATGAACTTGTAATAAGGTCAAATCAATCTATCAGGTGTATGCTAATGTTCTGTAATACTTTGACCTGAAACGAATGTGATTATAAATATATACTGAAAACTTAATTATGAGGAAAAATATATACCTGCAGATGTCAACTGTGTGATCTCTCCTGGCATTAAAAATAGAGAATTTGCCACATTGAAAGAAttcattttctctcttctttcttatgTTCAGCTCCTCGACTTAGGTGGGAAAGCATTCCCTTAGCTACTTGATTAGCTTTCTGTAGCTCCCCTTTGGCACAATGTGTGGCAATCATGGAATAATAGAAGTCGAAATTGAGTGGCCGGGACCTTGTCACATGACTATCATTATTTATTGTAAGATCACTTTCATCGCTAGCATCACAAGATCCAAAATCCAAACCAGTTCTACAAGAGGAGGATAGACGCCTTGAAGATTGTAAACCAGCGTTCAGCTCAGAAATGTTCCTCTGTGCGTGAGCTCCTTGATTATATGTAGATAACCTTAGAACAGGATAAAGCGTGCTTGCAATTTCATTGAGAACTGCAAGGGCTTCTTGAATACTTCCTTGCTCACACAAAATGGCAAGAAAGCCACCTATTGACTCATTATCAACCTCATTGTTAACTATGTTAATTATCTCTTCAATATTCTTCGATTTGAGCATTTCTCTCAAGACACTCCTAGCTTCTTCCATCCGTCCCTTTGAACATAAGCCTCTTATCAAGTACAAGAACCCAAAAAAATCAGGTGATACATCCTTCCTCTTGAACTTATAATAGAATTGAAGTGCTCCTTCCATGTTGCCCTTTTGGCAATGGCAATTTATGACAGCACTAACCGTCAAGCTGTCAGGCTCAATATATTTTGTCTCCAAATCGTTTAGAAGCTCGAGCGCATTCTCTAATTGACCAAACTTTGAAATACCCTCAAGTAGTGAATTATAAACTTGTGTTTTTGGTTGAAAGCCCTTCAGGACCATTTTACTGAAAACATGCTCAGCATCTACCAGATATCCCTCCCTACTTAGTGCATAAATTAATGTGGCATAAGTTATTTCAGATGGTATCAAATTAAGTTTCTCCAATGAATCAAATAGCCGAAATGCTTCAATAAGACGTCCCTCATGGCACAATCCATTTATTATAGAATTATATACAACTATGTCCAAAGTGATCCCTTTCTTTTCAACGAAGGCACAAAGATCCAATGCTTTATTGAGATATCCTCCCTTGCATAAGGCATCAATCAGAATGGCATAATCAGCATACATGACTTGTAAACTATCTTGAGTCTTTACCACAAGCTTATATGCATCTAAAGCTCTACCTTCCTTTATCAGAATCCTGAAGATGGCGACAGGAAGAGAGATTGTTTTTCCCATAAATTGAAGGGGATTATGGATATCTTTTAAGCATAGGTAGCATGCTAGTATCCTTCGCATCATTGGATCAACTAGGCCATATTCTTTTAGAAAGATATTCAATAGGGGTAGCATGTGCTCCCTATTCCTGTTACTAAGATAGCTTCTTAAAACAGAATAATAAGAATTTCTTGTAACGTATAAACCTGTCTTTCTCATCATCAAGCACAAGCGATATGCATCCTCAAGAAATCCTCTTCTGCATAATAAAAAGATTGCATCATTACATACTGACTCATATAAGTCTTGGCCCAATCCTTCCATTGTGTAAACTAAATCTAAAACCTCTTTTGCACCCTTTTCAGTGAGAAGTGTCCTCATTAACATCCTAAATGTATATCTACTTAACTCCAGTCCTTTATCATTGAGTTCGGCTAATGCCTCAATGGCCATTTCTACCATACCCTTCTTGCAGAGTCCATGAATAATACTAGTGTAGCATACAGGTGAAGAGAATGATGTTTTTCTGAAGTCATCAAATACCACAAGTGCCTCGTCAATTCTACCTACCTTGCAATACTGATCAATCATTGTGCAATAAGTAACAGAATTCGGAACCaggcccatttctggcattcctTTGTAAAGAGCATAAACATCTTCAAAAGCCCCCATCATAAACAATGCTTTGATCAGCACATTGCACATTATGATATCCATGGCGATTCCAGCTTCTTCTAGTCGCCTCTTTGTCTGCAAAATCCCCAGAGTGTTCTCTTCTTCAGTATAACCATGCAACAACGTGCTGTACGTAATCACATCTGCAGCCACATCTTTCGATAACTCATCCGCCTCAGACGTCCTCCCGAACTTGCACAAACCATTTATTATGGTATTATACGTAACAACACTAGGACTAACCCCTCTTTTCTCCATTTCAACAAATAGCTTAAAGACACTACCAAAATCTCCAATCCGACAATATCCATCAATCAAAACTGCATACACAAACTCATCCAACTCAATTCCCAACTCACCTATCCTCTCAAAAACACCACGTGCTTCCTCAACTTTACCCTTCTTACAATAAGCAGATATTATTGCAGTGTAAGTGACCTTATTGGGTCTCTTCCCTTCCTTTATCATCTTAGCCAAGATCCCAAATGACTTCTCCACATCGCCTAACTTAGAAAACCCATCAATGAGTATAGTATAACTCACATGATCATGATCGATACCCTTCACCACCACCATTTCCCTCATCTTTCGAAAAACCTCCACCAAGTCGTTCCCTTTAACATACCCACAAACCCAAACACTATACAAAACAACATCCAAACCAATCCCATCCTCCTAACCAAACCACAAACCTCATCAAGCCTCCCCAACCTAACAAGTGCACCAACAATTGCAGTTAAAGTAACCAAGCCGGGCCTCAACAGTGCCCCAGAACCCACAGCATTGTCATAAAACCCTAACGCAAGTTCAGGCTTCCCAATCCTACAAAACCCAGAAATCACGGAGCTACAAACAAAATCATCAAAAGGGTACCTTACCCTATGATCTGTCATGATCTCCAGTGCCTCCATTGCCATGCCTAGGTCCCCCTGAGAAGAGAGCCTGTGAATAAGAGAAGAGAAAGTGAGAGGAGCGGGCAAAACGGCACCGTTTTGGAGGCAATAGCGTAGAAGAAAGAGTGCCCTATTAGGGTCATGGTGGGTACGGATGAGTGTGTCCCAGATGCGAGGATGGGAATGGGTGAAGTGAGTTAAGATGAGATTCTCGGCATCTTGGAAGCTTCTAGAATGGAGGAGTGCCCATGTGAGGATGGAGTGGGTGGTAGGGTTAGTGGGGATGAGTGTGGCAGTGGTGAAGAGGTGGATGATGAGGTTGAACTTGCGGTGGCGGAGGAGGGAGAGGAGGAATATGTTGATGGATTTCAGGGTTGGTGTGAATCCACGCTTCAGTAACGTTTGGAGTGAATGGTTCTTTGAGGagcatgaagaagaagaggaggagaatgGTCTTCTAGCGTAGAACATGTTCATGGAAGGGAATAACAGTGTTCAGTCAGAATCGAAGATTGTGAAGTGGCAACTGAACTCAACATGAAACTCTCTCAGCCTAGCCAGTTTTGGACGGACTCTCCAAATAGGCAATGCCATAGTTGGACACAAATGATAGTTGCTTCCTgaccaaacaagaaaaaaataaatgatagTTGCTTGAATTGTTATGTGTCATGTCGAGGGTGTAACTttgacaaacaaacaaaaaaacacaTAAGTTCTTTGGTATTTAGGGTAGAAACTCAGGCGCCGTTAATTTCATGTGAAGTTAATATAACTGAGagtcgttaaatgatttgacaggtttgactaaattgtcatctaacggctctcagttaTCAATTTCGCATGAAGTTAACTGCacccatagttatcagaaccaaaCCGGTAATCAATTCGATCATATGACCCGGTCAggttactggttcaaccggtagGTTACTGATTTACCCGGTTAACCCgatcataatttaaaaaaatataaaattatataaataaaattaaaatcatgtGTTAAAACCAAGGTTCTAAAAACCAGACCGATCATCGAACTGCTCTGGTCACTAGTTCATTAGTTTATTGGTTCAAACGGTTCAACCGTGGTCTAACCagaaaaaccgttttataataaaataataaataaattataaataaacacccAAATACATACTCGTAGTCTAATACAAACTTAGTCATTCCATAAGAAAATCATCACCATCTAAAGCAAAATGCAATTCCAAACACGAAATACCATTCAATAAGTCAACACCGTGCAAACAAAACGCAATTCTAATCATTTAATAAGTTAATACTGTACTGAGTAGCAAGACCTCTTCTACAATTAAGCTCAACCTAATCACTGAACCAAACCTTCTCAAAACATAACAATTATCAAAATTTATCACAATCTAAACTTATATCTAACAAACAGCTCAAAACTCCATACCATCAacaaactcaaaagtcaaataacaaaagaaacaaaatttatTCAGTCATTTACTCAATTATTAACAATTTCACACTCGTTAGTCTTTGTATCACTATTGAACTTATCAAAATAGTCTaaagaaacaagaaaaattcATTCAGGCATCTACTCACACTCATTTGGTTAATTGACTTGATTCAATTCATCTATTTCTTCACTGAATTAAAAACAAAGCTGACCAATTTATTCCTTCCCTAACAAAAAGTTGATCATAATGAACAGAGTTTTAAGTTTGAACAAACTTGACCAATTCAGCAGACAGTAGTAACGTGCCAAATTTTTAAGTTTCAGCAAAGTTCTCACCACAATTTGAACAAATATTAACAAGATTTTCAGCATTCAGCAGGCAGATCacaatgttaaataaggtttcagCACAATTTTAACAAAGATTAACAAACTTTTCTAAAATTAACAAGGATTATCAAAATTTCAGCACAATTTTTTCAGCACAGCacaaataaaagcaaaaaaaCAGAGTACACTGCTGCTGAGCAGAGCTAATCATTTAACAATTAAATCTGGCAAAATCCTAAACCGAAAAACAAAGAATGAAgaacgaaaaataaaaaataaaccgaAGAAACCAATCTGAGTAGCAGAATCCTAAACCGAAGAACaaagaatgaaaaattaaaaaaacaaaaacgaAGAAACCAATATGAGTAGCAGAATCCTAAACCTTCGTTCTGACTTCTAAGCAGTCTGAGCAGAGGGGCAAAAGTGCGACGGAGACGGAGCCCAGACGACGAGAATGACGACGGACGGCGGCAGTCCTGCAGCTGAGCAAACGAAGAGCACACTCGAAGACGCCGAGCTCGATGAAGAAGCTGCGATTGGTGGGTTGGGAACTTCGAGCACCACGACCAGACAAAGACGGTGCCTGAGTGCGACAGACGGCAGCAGGGGAGCGACGGACGATGGCAGGAGAGCGACGGACGACGGCAGGAGTGCGACGGAGCAGATGAACACCAGGGACTGACACCGAGCTCGAGGAAGAAGCTGCGACGGACAAACGGTGGCAATCCTTGCAGCAGTCCATGCGACGGTGGTGCCTGGGCACGATGGACAGCAGCAACCCTTGCGGCGGTGGTGGGGAAGCTAGGGTTTCTCACCCTTAGGCTTcagctttctttttgttttgtgtaGAAGTGGAGAAGGGGCGAATGCGTGGTCATCAAACCGTTCTGGTTATTggtttattagtttattggtccAATCAATTCAATTGGTAATTCAACCGAAAAAatcgttttagaataaaataataaataaattataaataaacatcttaaaatataattatagtctaatataaaacttaaaatatctttaaatttaaaattaaaatatactaataaaaccatatgatcttatcaaaatatactaataaaactaaaattaaggGTAAAAAACCCTAATAAGCCAAGCCAAAAATAGTGTAACGTAAATACGCCAAACTGAAAATCGTTTCAACAATAAGCCAGAAgctatttttatgtaattcgaaccagggtggttcgaactaCGAaccttagtaattcgaaccagggtggttcgaattaggtGGAGAGGAGCTTtgaatgtaattcgaaccaatgtGGTTCGAACTACTAACCCAAGTAATTCGAACTGACCTAGTTCGAACTATAGCCAATTGTGCAAcgtatgtaattcgaaccaggctggttcgaattaccctTGGCGTGCTCCTTCATAAATCGAACCATGCTGGTTCGAATTAGGGGTGattcggctatataaggagttcgaatcacccTCATTCGAACTATTATTCCTTCCCCCTATCccaccaaatctcagagaaaacgacccagattctctccgaggaagacctgaacggaatactctgctggtgggggacgatccggcacggtTATATCGCTTGGACAGAGTCACTCATATAGCCGGagtcatcaacgacgaggttagtacggaaatattttttattctagCGGTATTTGTGACTTAATGGTTTTGCATGTGGGTTagatggtggtttatgttagtggtttatgtaggTGGTTTATGTGAGGGgattatgttggtggtttatgttagtggtttaagttagcggtttaagttagtggtttatgttagtggtttaggttGGTGGTTTAgggtagtggtttatgttagtggtttatgttggtggtttctgttagtggtttatgttggtggttgATGTTACCGGTTTTTGTGAGTGGTTTATGCAAGCGGTTTATGTTTAAGCTGGTTTTAACTATGCGGTTCATTTCATGCGCAGCCCCAGCGATGCATtaggagcatgcggcggcagcagggcatgcgacttgatgacagatacgttccgtacttgcagatgccAGGTCTATACCATCTTACAAGGTTGAACGACCGATGGTTCCGGCTAGACGAGGCCCTTGTCAGTGCATTCGTGGAGCGATGGCGTCccgagacgcacacgtttcatatgccgttcggagagtgcactatcacactccaggacgtggcataccagctgGGTTTGCCAGTGGACGGCCGTTACGTGAGCGGGTGCCTGTCAGAGTTCCATATATACATCGAGGGTGGCCGTCCAGCCTAGGTCTGGTTCCAGGAGTTGCTCGGAGTTATACCTCCTCCTAGTCAGGTTCAGAAGTACGCCGTGAACTGCAGCTGGTTTCAGGAGACTTTTGGCGAGTGCCCTGAGGATGCAGATGAGGAGACTGTGCGCCGATATgcccgtgcgtacatcatgatgttgttgggcacgcAGCTGTTTGCGGACAAGTCCGGGAACCGgattcacatcagatggcttccgTACGTAACGAGGCTGGAGGAGCTGGGTACCTACAGCTGGGGTTCTGCAGCACTGGcttggttgtaccggtgcatgtgccgagtggcgaaCAGACATGTCGTCAAGTTAGCGGGCCCGCTTCAGCTACTTCAGTCTTGGATCTTTTGGCGCTTTCCTCGGTTTAGGCCTGCAGGATATGAGACGTTCAGCTGGCCGTTGGCCTCGAGGTACTAGAAACGGCCTTCTCTATTTCAATTTTACACACATCACTGCATTTCATTAATAGTCTATTGCATACTCTAAACACATATTTCAGTCGATGTAACACATGTGTATGTAGCAGATGGTCAGGTTACAACCCTTCCGGGAGTGAGAAGGGTCCTAGAGTGGCGATGTGGAGGCTCAGGATAGACCGGTTACAGGACAGGGAGGTGAGTATGCAAGTTAACAAGTGTCCTTTTATAAGCAAGCTTTTCGATTTGGTTCCAACAGTTGCCCTGACAAGAATGGCTTCCTTGTGTTGTGCAGTTTATATGGATGCCGTACAGTAGCCCCGACGTACTTTAGGTTTTGCATCCGGAGgttttggagcctcggcatatggCGTTGTGGCGCTCTGTGACCGCGCTTATCTACTTTGCtgtcatagagtggcatcagatagaTCGTGTTCTTCCGCAGTTTGGAGGGGTACAGCCCCCTCCGCTTCCCGCCCTaaacatcgactttctgatgtccAAGGACGGGAGAGGTGGCGATCGGTGGTTCCCGTCTTATTTGCAGAAGTGGCATCTCTACTGGGACTCTCGTCAAGAGAGTGTGCTGAGGTTCGACGTTGTTGCTGACCCCGGACTGTCGCATGAGTTCCTTGAGTGGTGGAGTCAGCATGGGAAGAGGTTCTTGTCTCCGGACACGCAGCTGGGGGATCCGAAAGCAGTTCCGGTTCCAGTTGAGGCGTCACAACGAGGTCCGGGGCGAGTTCCTGACATGGATCGTCCTGAGGACGTGCCGGACAGGCGTAGGGTTGAGAGGAGGATGGGTGTGGGGACACGGCGGAGCCAGCGTGAGTTTAGGTGGCCTGATCATGGTATGGACGATGATCACGACGCCGGTCCCGTTAGAGGCGGACGACGAGCCCAGGGAGGTAGGGCGAGGGGGCGTGCTGACCGTGGGGACGACGACGATGATCAGCATGGGCACGTTGGCGGGGGTGGTTCAAGGGCTGTTGTAGCTGCGGGTACTAGTACACACGATGGCGGTCATGGGGGTGAGTGGTATGGTACAGGGATGGGTGACGGGGCTGACACGGGTGACGCTGGACTTGGATCGGGCCCTCTTGGACATTACTTCGTTGGTGTGCCAGCCGATGACCAGCCTGAGCAGGGGGGTACACCTTGGGTTATCCCGGGATCTCAGTGGTCAGACTTTATTGGGTCAGAGACGCTTGTTGGGGACTTCGGGAGTCCACGCTTCCTAGAGGAGATCACCGCCATCATGCAGGGGGACGTCACTCCCCGCAGTGGTGGTCAGACCTCAGGCACACAGGCCCCGTTAGATGTTGATCTGAACGAGCCTCCATCGTCATCCGGTGGTCAGCAGTTCTGTCTCGGAGGTACCCCTCCATCCGCCTTCACCGCTGCATCACAGTCTGTCGCAGGGGTGGCTGCGGCACCCCTGCATGTTGCGCCACCTGCACAGCCTACCCCGCAGGAGGATGGGGATGACATCGAGGATGAGGAGCCGTTTATCCGCCGAGGTCAGAGGGCACGGGTAGCCCGTCGCTGTGGTACTGGATCGCATCTGTTTAGATGATGCACGTTTCATGTATTTTGTTCCCTATGGTTCAATCATGTATGATAATGATATGTACTTTTCTTGTTATGTTGTAGTCTATTTACCTATGTTATTTGTTATTTGTGTTGTGGGACATTGACAATTTATAATCATCGAATCATGAAACAGTTTAGTGTTTACCTTTGCATATTAAAATTTGCATCGACGGAACTTGTAGCAGTATTCATAATGAAAGACAACATATTCATTACTACTCGCAACAATCAAAGTACAATGTATAAAGATCAAACAGTTACATACGTGCTCAAACATTGCATCTAACAGGAAAACTAAAATGTAAATAATACTAACACTAACAACATGCCCACTAATGGCGTCCTGCCTGAGACGATCCTCCAACCTGTGGGCAACAACGTCGTGTGTGTCCGGGTTGGCGACATAGGCCGCACCTCTTTGGCGGATTCGGATCTGCCTCGTCCATATTCGTCCGTATCCTTGTGGATCTAGGACGACCCTCTCTCGCACGCCTCCTGTCAGGGTCCGGAATCACCGTGGGCCCGTCGTAAGGTGGCCAGAAGCCCTCCGGGATCGGCGGTGTGAATCCCATCCGATACACACTGAACACCAAGCTAATCTGATAGACGCTGTGAACGTAAGAGGTCCAGGTGACCCGTGAGTAGGCACAGCATGCAAGTGCGTGCTGACACGGGAAATGAAGCGCCTGGAAGTACCCGCAGTCACATGTCCGCGATGCAAGCGATACTCTGTAGGTACCCAAGGAAAAAGAACCAGTCGAAGTGGTCTCTGCtacggtgaactcggagttatcccggtcatacaacgtcaccgtgaagcacctggccgtcttcaagttggcctcaatacacttcaccaaatgctgactgaattgttgtccggttcccatctgggcctcagcctctctcCCCTTGCGAACAAAGAGTTCCGCAAGCCTACAATATGTTGCCTTCACCAGGGATGCTACAGGGAGATTTCTGACCCCCTTGAGGATTGAGTTCACACATTCGGAGAtgttcgtcgtcatgtgaccgaatctcCAACCCTCATCACGATGCTGAGTCCACAAGGAGTAATCAATCCGGTTCGCCCACTCGCAGATCGCCGGGTCTTCAGACTGCAGAATATCAAACCAATAATCGAATTCAACATCGGTCTTCGCATACGCCGCATTCACTAGAAGCCTCCTAgcatctttgcccttgaaggtaaggGCAAAATTAGCCGCTACGTGTCGTATGCAGAATGCACGGTACGCAGAGGGCGGTAAC is a window encoding:
- the LOC107639181 gene encoding LOW QUALITY PROTEIN: pentatricopeptide repeat-containing protein At5g57250, mitochondrial-like (The sequence of the model RefSeq protein was modified relative to this genomic sequence to represent the inferred CDS: inserted 1 base in 1 codon), with the translated sequence MNMFYARRPFSSSSSSCSSKNHSLQTLLKRGFTPTLKSINIFLLSLLRHRKFNLIIHLFTTATLIPTNPTTHSILTWALLHSRSFQDAENLILTHFTHSHPRIWDTLIRTHHDPNRALFLLRYCLQNGAVLPAPLTFSSLIHRLSSQGDLGMAMEALEIMTDHRVRYPFDDFVCSSVISGFCRIGKPELALGFYDNAVGSGALLRPGLVTLTAIVGALVRLGRLDEVCGLVXEDGIGLDVVLYSVWVCGYVKGNDLVEVFRKMREMVVVKGIDHDHVSYTILIDGFSKLGDVEKSFGILAKMIKEGKRPNKVTYTAIISAYCKKGKVEEARGVFERIGELGIELDEFVYAVLIDGYCRIGDFGSVFKLFVEMEKRGVSPSVVTYNTIINGLCKFGRTSEADELSKDVAADVITYSTLLHGYTEEENTLGILQTKRRLEEAGIAMDIIMCNVLIKALFMMGAFEDVYALYKGMPEMGLVPNSVTYCTMIDQYCKVGRIDEALVVFDDFRKTSFSSPVCYTSIIHGLCKKGMVEMAIEALAELNDKGLELSRYTFRMLMRTLLTEKGAKEVLDLVYTMEGLGQDLYESVCNDAIFLLCRRGFLEDAYRLCLMMRKTGLYVTRNSYYSVLRSYLSNRNREHMLPLLNIFLKEYGLVDPMMRRILACYLCLKDIHNPLQFMGKTISLPVAIFRILIKEGRALDAYKLVVKTQDSLQVMYADYAILIDALCKGGYLNKALDLCAFVEKKGITLDIVVYNSIINGLCHEGRLIEAFRLFDSLEKLNLIPSEITYATLIYALSREGYLVDAEHVFSKMVLKGFQPKTQVYNSLLEGISKFGQLENALELLNDLETKYIEPDSLTVSAVINCHCQKGNMEGALQFYYKFKRKDVSPDFFGFLYLIRGLCSKGRMEEARSVLREMLKSKNIEEIINIVNNEVDNESIGGFLAILCEQGSIQEALAVLNEIASTLYPVLRLSTYNQGAHAQRNISELNAGLQSSRRLSSSCRTGLDFGSCDASDESDLTINNDSHVTRSRPLNFDFYYSMIATHCAKGELQKANQVAKGMLSHLSRGAEHKKEERK
- the LOC107636285 gene encoding protein MAIN-LIKE 1-like, producing MDSSNPCGGGGEARMPGLYHLTRLNDRWFRLDEALDVAYQLGLPVDGRYVSGCLQVQKYAVNCSWFQETFGECPEDADEETVRRYARAYIMMLLGTQLFADKSGNRIHIRWLPYVTRLEELGTYSWGSAALAWLYRCMCRVANRHVVKLAGPLQLLQSWIFWRFPRFRPAGYETFSWPLASRWSGYNPSGSEKGPRVAMWRLRIDRLQDREFIWMPYSSPDVL